A single genomic interval of Camelina sativa cultivar DH55 chromosome 11, Cs, whole genome shotgun sequence harbors:
- the LOC104721542 gene encoding carotenoid cleavage dioxygenase 8, chloroplastic, whose amino-acid sequence MASLITTKAMMSHHHVLSSTRLTTLYSDNSINDQQIKTKSQVSHRLFARRISGVARAVINSPMPPPVPEIEKVEGERRCHVAWTSVQQEKWEGELTVQGKIPTWLNGTYLRNGPGLWNIGDHDFRHLFDGYSTLVKLQFDGGRVFAGHRLLESDAYKAAKKHNRLCYREFSETPKPAIRNNFKNPFSGIGEILRLFSGESLTDNANTGVIRLGDGRVMCLTETQKGSILVDHETLETIGKFEYDDGLSDHMIQSAHPIVTETEMWTLIPDLVKPGYRVVRMEAGSNRREVVGRVKCRSGSWGPGWVHSFAVTENYVVVPEMPLRYSVKNLLRAEPTPLYKFEWCPQDGAFLHVMSKLTGEVVASVEVPAYVTFHFINAYEDEDENGATVIIADCCEHNADTRILDMLRLHTLRSSHGQDVLPDARIGRFRIPLDGSKYGKLETAVEAEKHGRAMDMCSINPLHLGQKYRYVYACGAQRPCNFPNALSKVDIVEKKVKNWHEHGMIPSEPFFVPRPGAIHEDDGVVISIVSEENGGSFAILLDGSSFEEIARATFPYGLPYGLHGCWIPKH is encoded by the exons ATGGCTTCTTTGATCACAACCAAAGCAATGATGAgtcatcatcatgttttgtcGTCAACTAGACTCACTACTCTTTATTCCGACAATTCCATCAACgatcaacaaataaaaacaaaatcccaAGTCTCTCACCGGTTATTTGCTCGGAGGATCTCCGGTGTAGCCAGAGCCGTAATAAATTCACCGATGCCGCCTCCGGTACCGGAGATAGAGAAGGTGGAAGGCGAGAGACGATGTCATGTTGCGTGGACAAGTGTACAACAAGAGAAGTGGGAGGGTGAGCTTACAGTCCAAGGAAAGATACCCACTTGGCTG AATGGTACGTACCTAAGAAACGGTCCCGGTCTATGGAACATTGGCGACCACGATTTCCGTCACCTCTTCGACGGCTACTCCACACTCGTCAAGCTCCAATTCGACGGCGGTCGTGTATTCGCCGGACACCGTCTACTTGAATCCGACGCCTACAAAGCCGCCAAGAAACACAATCGGCTTTGTTACCGTGAGTTCTCCGAGACTCCGAAACCGGCGATCAGAAACAACTTCAAGAACCCTTTCTCCGGAATCGGAGAAATCTTGAGGCTCTTCTCCGGTGAGTCTTTGACGGATAACGCCAACACCGGGGTGATCCGACTCGGTGACGGGCGGGTCATGTGTCTCACGGAGACTCAGAAAGGATCGATTCTGGTCGACCATGAGACGCTAGAAACGATCGGTAAATTCGAATACGACGATGGGTTGTCCGATCATATGATCCAATCAGCGCATCCGATCGTGACGGAGACGGAGATGTGGACGTTGATACCGGATTTGGTTAAACCGGGTTATCGGGTCGTGAGGATGGAGGCCGGTTCGAATAGAAGGGAAGTTGTGGGACGGGTCAAGTGTCGGAGCGGGTCGTGGGGACCCGGGTGGGTCCATTCGTTTGCGGTGACGGAGAATTATGTTGTGGTACCGGAAATGCCCCTGAGGTACTCGGTGAAGAATCTTCTTAGGGCTGAGCCGACGCCACTTTACAAGTTCGAGTGGTGTCCCCAAGACGGAGCTTTCCTTCATGTCATGTCCAAACTCACCGGAGAAGTC GTGGCGAGTGTGGAGGTTCCAGCGTACGTTACGTTTCACTTCATAAACGCgtacgaagatgaagatgagaatgGTGCTACCGTCATCATTGCAGATTGTTGCGAACATAACGCAGATACTCGGATACTCGATATGCTCCGTCTCCATACCTTACGTTCCTCCCATGGTCAGGACGTTTTACCCGATGCTag GATCGGGAGATTCAGGATACCGTTGGACGGGAGCAAATACGGGAAACTAGAGACCGCCGTGGAGGCAGAGAAGCATGGGAGAGCGATGGATATGTGCAGCATTAATCCTTTGCATTTGGGTCAAAAATATCGTTACGTTTACGCATGCGGTGCTCAACGACCTTGTAATTTCCCCAATGCTCTCTCTAAG GTTGATATTGTGGAGAAAAAAGTGAAGAACTGGCATGAACACGGAATGATACCATCTGAACCATTCTTTGTGCCTCGACCCGGTGCAATCCATGAGGATGATG GAGTGGTAATATCGATAGTAAGTGAAGAAAATGGAGGAAGCTTTGCAATCTTGCTTGATGGAAGCTCCTTTGAAGAAATAGCAAGAGCCACGTTTCCTTATGGTCTTCCTTATGGTTTACATGGTTGTTGGATCCCCAAACATTGA